In Chroococcidiopsis sp. SAG 2025, the genomic stretch CTAGCATCTTCTGCCAATCAACAACGCTGCGTTCCCAGACTTGCTGTAAATTTTCTCCTTCTGGCATTTGTACCTCACCTGGTACTGTCCGCCACCGTTCTAATTCCCCTGGAAATGTTTGCTCGATTTCTGCTTCTAATTTTCCTTCCCAAAGTCCGTGACCGATTTCTCTAAGTCCGTCGTATAACTTCAGTTGAGTTTCGGGGTGATGCTGCAAAATAATTTCGGCTGTTTCCTTGGGACGCAGCATCGGACTGCTGAAGGCAAAATCGAGTTTTACAGTTTTGAGAAATTCTGCTGCTTTACGGGCTTGTTCTCTGCCATTGTCATTGAGGGGAACGTCAATTTGCCCTTGAAATTTGGTCTGGCGATTCCACTCAGTTTCGCCATGCCGAATCAGTAAGATTCTTTGTCCTTGGTGGTTTGGTCGGAAAGATGGTAAAACATCTCTTCCCAAATGGGCGAGTTGATTCATCGATTCAAGCTGTACGGAACCGCCTTGACCTTGACTTTCAGCAGGCGGGAAGGGAGGTTTGAAATTTAAGACGCTAATCCCGCAATTTGATTGTTGGATGGAATGATAGCGGCTGGGAGAAATGCCAACTGCGGTACTGAGGAGGGCGCGGTTAATGCCGTTGTGTCCGACAATCAGGATAGTTTCCCCAGCATGGCGGGAGAGAATATCTTGCCAAAATTGTCGTGCCTGTTGATAGAGAGCGAGGACGGGAAAATGCTCTTTTGTGCCTTGCGGCGTTTGTAGCTCCATTTTGAATTCGTGAGGAAACTCGTGCCACAAGCGGTAATCTGTGGGAAATTTCTCCTTGACTTCATGGACTGTTAGCTTTTCCCATAGGGGTAAGTCAATTTCTAATAACTGTTCTGTAACTGTTAGAGGTGTTGTCGTGGCAAAACAGTTGCGAACGATTTCTGCTGTTTGTCTGGCACGTTGCAGCGGGCTGGAGTAGATAGCGGCAAAGTTGAGATTGCTAAGGGCTGCGCCGACTTTGAGGGCATCTTCACGCCCTCGTTCTGTTAAAACTGAAACATCGCTACGTCCTTGGATGCGACGTTCGGCGTTATAGCTGCTTTGTCCGTGGCGCACGATTACAACACGAGTGGTCATTTAGATAAGAGCTAAGGTTTAGAATTCAAATTTATTGCCAGGGTCATTTTAACTTGCAGCGATCGCCATCGCTAGGGAAAAATTTTTCCCTCTGGCTGTTTCTTGCCATAATGCTCAAGAAGGGCGATCGCATTCTAGAGTTTGGCATGACAATTAAGCGGGTAGTTTTAAGTGCGTTGACGGTTTTAACAGTTTTACTGGCTGGAGCATCTTTATGGCAAAGTTGGCAGCAGCCCCAATTTCAAAGTCGCTTGGAACTCTACGAAACCAATCTGCTCTTGCGTGCTGCCGAGTGGCAACCTCAAGATAGTAGGGGTAAAGATTTGACTAATGCTCGTAAAGCTTTGTTGGGAGATAAGCCCATCGAAACGGCAATCGAGCAATATCGGGAAGCTAAGACTTCTACCCAGAAAAATATTCAGAAAGCTTTAGCACAACTCAAACAAACGCGATCGCTACCTGAATCCGTACCAGCTACTCCTCAGCCTGAATCTGCCACTCCACCAGTGACAGAAACGTCTCGTTCTAACCAAGAGAATATCCTACAGCGATCGCTCGCTCGACTAGAAAAACTCAACGCCGAACTCACCTTACGCTTGGGAATTCTCCAAGCACAGCAAGGGAAGACGGCGGAGGCGATAAAGACTTGGGAAGAGTTGATAAGACAAGAGGGACAAGGGGGACAAGGGGGACAAGGGGAGAGTCTTTCACTTACGACACCCCACACCCTACACCCCACACCCCACACCCCACAACCCACACCCTTTCTTCACTGATAACTGTCAACAACTACTCGCCAAAACTCAACGCTTGTCCTCTTACCTGAGTATTTAACTTGCCACGATCGTAGACGACTTGACCGCCGACAATGGTGTAGGCAGACCAACCAGTTAAATGCCAACCTTCAAAGGGACTCCAACCACATTTCGTTTGTAATTCTTCCCGTTTGACGGGATGGTAGTTATTCAAATCGACGAGGACGAGATCGGCATCATAACCTGGAGCGATCGCCCCTTTATTAGGTATTTTGTAAGCTTTGGCTACAGCTGTAGACATCCAATGAGATACCTGGGCAACGGTACAGCGCCCTTGCATTGCCTGTGTCAGCATCAGAGGCAAAGATGTCTCAACCCCGGGCATACCAGAAGGTGTATTGGGATATTGCTGGGCTTTCTCTTCTAGGGTGTGCGGCGCGTGGTCTGTGGCGATAAAATCGATGACACCATCGAGTAAAGTTTGCCAGAGAACTTCATTGTCGCGAGGCGATCGCAGTGGTGGATTCATCTGCGCCCAAGTCCCAATTTTTTCATAAGCATCGGTATTGAGTAACAAGTGCTGGGGCGTAACTTCCGCCGTTACCCAACTCGGTTTGTCTTGGCGCAATAACTCAGCTTCTTCAGCTGTAGACATATGGAGAATATGCAAGCGACGTTGGTACTTTTTCGATAGTTTGAGTGCTAATTGCGTAGCT encodes the following:
- a CDS encoding histidine phosphatase family protein, which encodes MTTRVVIVRHGQSSYNAERRIQGRSDVSVLTERGREDALKVGAALSNLNFAAIYSSPLQRARQTAEIVRNCFATTTPLTVTEQLLEIDLPLWEKLTVHEVKEKFPTDYRLWHEFPHEFKMELQTPQGTKEHFPVLALYQQARQFWQDILSRHAGETILIVGHNGINRALLSTAVGISPSRYHSIQQSNCGISVLNFKPPFPPAESQGQGGSVQLESMNQLAHLGRDVLPSFRPNHQGQRILLIRHGETEWNRQTKFQGQIDVPLNDNGREQARKAAEFLKTVKLDFAFSSPMLRPKETAEIILQHHPETQLKLYDGLREIGHGLWEGKLEAEIEQTFPGELERWRTVPGEVQMPEGENLQQVWERSVVDWQKMLASVADRPQTGIVVAHDATNKVLLCHVLGLSTAQFWN
- a CDS encoding dihydroorotase, which codes for MSSTSSLLIRHARILLPSGEFLLGDLLTRDRQIVEIAANIATPSDAAVTEIDATGLTLLPGAIDPQVHFREPGLEHKEDLFTASCACAKGGVTSFLEMPNTRPLTTTQQTLDDKLQRAAQKCLVNYGFFIGATAENLPDLLTAHPTPGIKIFMGSMHGALLVDGEAYLEAIFARGDRLIAVHAEDQARINQRRQEFAGIHDPAIHSQIQDNQAALLATQLALKLSKKYQRRLHILHMSTAEEAELLRQDKPSWVTAEVTPQHLLLNTDAYEKIGTWAQMNPPLRSPRDNEVLWQTLLDGVIDFIATDHAPHTLEEKAQQYPNTPSGMPGVETSLPLMLTQAMQGRCTVAQVSHWMSTAVAKAYKIPNKGAIAPGYDADLVLVDLNNYHPVKREELQTKCGWSPFEGWHLTGWSAYTIVGGQVVYDRGKLNTQVRGQALSFGE